In Mytilus galloprovincialis chromosome 1, xbMytGall1.hap1.1, whole genome shotgun sequence, the following are encoded in one genomic region:
- the LOC143075667 gene encoding uncharacterized protein LOC143075667: MKKVHHYFQPMAIQCFHHKLNMAHVTPYLRNSLWRQIIIHLSTSNPDQSLYYYLSIIIIMADFLDFLLASPTKSPLPIEITSTTTLEDIIAATIQPETTNSVVTTEPEPTTADPTTTSEDDDETLAAAILEEATALEPETETRLADSLFDLLGSPPPEQLLTNNSAVLELQSLLKRELKQQTIPETLMNLLHKPKTSVFTREQQLQRQFTKLEVSNPTQVSQLSSFFKYQSAVIETERYQSLHQNATKPHLRVSINDHFDEQLHKAIDRVELSVLNLQQSVTDQTSTHTTTKMPSTRPYNVRTRPQLSRRSIQLMEEWYHCNIDHPYPDSTIIQSFAQQGNIREEQVKKWFANKRSRTHNTHSRTAITSRKMSSRYNRNSHYQPY, from the exons atgaaaaaagTTCACCATTATTTTCAACCAATGGCCATCCAGTGTTTTCACCACAAGCTGAACATGGCACATGTGACACCATATTTAAGAAATTCACTTTGGAGACAAATCATTATTCACTTATCAACTTCCAATCCTGATCAATCATTGTACTATTACTTATCAATCATTATAATCATGGCTGATTTCCTTGACTTCCTGTTGGCATCACCTACTAAGTCACCACTACCCATAGAGATCACATCTACTACCACACTAGAGGACATCATAGCTGCTACTATTCAACCAGAGACTACTAACTCAGTTGTCACTACTGAACCAGAACCAACTACTGCTGATCCTACCACCACCAGCGAAGATGATGATGAGACTCTGGCTGCTGCTATCCTTGAGGAAGCAACAGCTCTTGAGCCTGAGACAGAAACTCGTCTTGCTGACTCACTCTTTGATCTTCTTGGATCACCACCACCAGAGCAACTACTCACCAACAACTCAGCAGTCCTAGAACTTCAGTCACTACTCAAAAGAGAACTCAAACAGCAAACTATTCCAGAAACTCTGATGAACCTACTACACAAACCCAAGACCAGTGTATTCACCAGAGAGCAACAACTTCAACGCCAGTTCACCAAACTCGAAGTCAGCAATCCAACTCAGGTGTCTCAGCTATCCAGTTTCTTCAAGTACCAGTCTGCTGTCATCGAGACTGAGCGTTACCAGTCACTTCACCAGAATGCTACCAAACCACATCTACGAGTATCCATCAACGACCACTTTGATGAGCAACTACACAAGGCTATTGATAGGGTTGAG cTCAGTGTTTTGAATCTCCAGCAATCAGTCACTGACCAGACCAGTACCCACACTACTACCAAGATGCCATCTACCAGACCATACAACGTCCGCACTCGTCCACAACTCTCACGTAGATCCATACAGCTGATGGAAGAATGGTACCACTGCAACATAGACCACCCATACCCAGACTCAACCATCATCCAGTCCTTTGCACAACAGGGGAACATCAGAGAAGAACAGGTCAAGAAGTGGTTTGCCAACAAACGTAGCCGTACTCACAACACTCACTCCCGTACAGCCATTACCTCTCGTAAGATGTCATCTCGCTACAACAGGAACTCTCACTACCAACCTTACTGA